From the genome of Paralichthys olivaceus isolate ysfri-2021 chromosome 4, ASM2471397v2, whole genome shotgun sequence:
AACTTTGATCGTTCACATTGAAAAATGAAACGTGTGATGTGATCGAGCTTCTCATTGACCCACAGACACTGATCCTCTCAGGTCAAGATCAATAATCAAAAACCGAACATGTAGAGCAAATCACGTGACTGAtcacatgaagagagagagcatgtgtCGTTCAGTGTCGTAAAATCAGTGTGATAGAGTAAAGACATGAGACAGTGATGGACGAAGCGTTCAGTTCATTTATTTCACGTACAGTCTGTTATTAGATGACACTATTCTTGTATCTTActatgttgttgtgtttcatttattGTGAAAAGTATTTGTTTCATTGCTTTGTATTTATATGAGATTCTAAGTAATTTTATACCACTACAGTACATGAGATACACATGATAATATGAAGTATTATCTTTAATTCAACaacactttgttttactttattttatttataactatattttacatttacattatttattgatGTATGGGTGATTCAAAGTGCTGTCGATTATATACTGTCATGTTCCAGAATTTGTACGTCCTACAAGaagggttttgtttttaatttcactctCTTTTGTTTTGGAAGCACGAAaggcttaaaggttcagtgtgtagaatttagtgatatctagtggtgaaattgcatgctgcagctgaatatccctctcttcaccctcctcttccaaacatgatagagaacctgtggtagtattcagttgtcaaaaaaaaccaaaaggtgtttagtttgtccagtctggactgcaGTTAAAAACATAGAGGACCTCTATAGAGGACCCcttgatgcaaatataaagtatttaaatataaagggctcattctgagtagtaaagaaaacaacattccTTACAATCTTTCTGAAATAAACaggtaaaaacatcatgaggattattttatattcaatttgtgccaatagatccctgtcacctaaatcttacacaatggacctttaagcttaaaaagtgctatataaataaaacacgattattattaattaaaaatgtatttcattaaaAGTATGTATTTTATTAATGATGCATTaatatgaaacacattttactaTTCGGCTGAGGTAAAGTTCTGAGTACTTTTATTCCCTCATTAGTTTTTAAGAGTTTCCCTCCTGACATTTGGTGGATTATAAGTACAAACAGATCTATGCTAAGTTGCAGTACATGATTCCTTTGCTCCACTCAGTAATGGAAACGCCTCTTCTTCCTCGTGAGTCTGGCCGGTTCATAGCAGAGCGGAGTCAGGAtgtgtttgtggaggaggagggagtgcaGAAGGCGGCTGAGATGCTCTACTCTCTCAGACACAGCGACAGTCTGACTGCCAGTGGCTGGAAAAAGGCGAATCCACTGGCCCCGGCACCATCTTCTGACCAGGGGAGTTTCTCAACAACTGCAGCCTCCCAGAGTGCTCGATAAGTTTTCACTTCATACATAataagtgaaaaacaaattataaatgTACGTGTGTGTTCAATGAAAAGGATTCAGAAACAGTAATTCACTGATGTTCAGTGGAGTGGGTGTCGGTATGTGATAAACCTTCAGACTCAGACATGGAGAGGGACGACAAAGAATGCAAGAAACACACAAGCAAAAGAAACTTCAGTTGGTTTCTGGTAGTTAATGTCTCGCTTGTAGCCATATGATTGTttcttttgacatttaaaagtaGATCATACAAGTCAGTCGattcatcatttatatttatatataaatttatATACATCTTATGAATGTATATTCAGGTTTAGAAAGCTGGCCAGAGATATGAAGGGGTCACATGTGGCTTAACGACATTGTGCCATTTTTCACTGATTTatgatctttaaaaaaacaagcagattAATCAATTtcacaaaacaaagcagaggaaCCATTGCATTAAAGTCAATTGCATGAAAGTACATGTATTGTGTCTTTTTACACATTAGTCTTCATGTCTCTCACTTAATAACCTTTGTGTTGGAACTCTTCAGGCCTTGAACTGGGTGTTTGTTGTCGACACCATGAACTTCTCCTTCTGGCCAGATGAAGAAACTCAGCAGTGTGAGGTGACTTATAAAGGGACCACGTACAGAGGCTACATGACACTTTGTGCTGCCATCACCAGAGCCATGGAAGAAGGTGAGAGCGTGTGGAACACCTCACTGGATGAGGGATGTGAGGACACCCAGAATTTAGTTTGTTCTTAGACAAATGTGAAGTCACAGTTGAAATTCTTTCAGGTTAACTCCTTAACagaccagacacaggttagtgTTCTTCAAACCTTTTGATTACAGTCGTAGCCTCCGTCTCTTttgaaaatatctgtttttcagacatgaactccagaagcTTGGGttcggacattttctggagtttggcTTTTACATATAGGAACAccaggagattgtccaggtcaggcacgttcacaacaggaaaatatccaaAACATTCAGGAAAGGGAGGGCAGCTGGGTAgatcatgcaggaggcaggacatgacatagGTTCCACTGCTGGAATCATGTTTTTGTCAGTTCGTCAGTTCCAATCGCCAAAAGCTCTAGAATCCCGTATTTACTTTTGcgtctgtcacatgttagaaacacATACTTTTCAGACATTGTTCTGAttcattctcacatgggctcactctgacattgtCTGGACATTTCATTTGAGGGCCAGTGGGAAaagttcaggaaaatgtccggagctggagttcagtgaatgtctgaaagcagctaatttAACAACCAAAAGTCAGGGAGGTCCAAGAGATACTGAATCATTTGATCAGATTTTAGTAATAAAGCATGTTTCAGAAAGACAAAATGTAACACAAAGTTCTTCACATaaaaacaacccccccaccaaaCTACAAACAAGCAAGGGATTAATAaagcacacaaagacacaatcagtaaaaacagaaactgaggAGCTGAGGAAACACTATCCCACCAATGTTGAGGACTTGTACAAGTGCCCATAAGGAGCTGCCCGCACCACTTGAAGACGCCCCCATCCATCCAAGAGGCTCCTCCAATTCTAATGAGGAAACACTAGAGGcagaataaaatttaaaaaacatcaaaaaaaggAAGTTACAGACGCATTGTACAAATTTAAggatttttgtttgtctttggctTGAACCAGTTTTGTGTGAACATCTGTTATATTGATGTTTCGATCTCAAAATGCTTTGCATTGAGAGAATTAAGACATTTTCACACAATGTGTAGTTTTGAAGGGATGAGGCGACCTGTCTGACCAGGCTATGAATAACGCACATCATTCTATTTATAGTAATTTGGTTTATTCGGCACATGTGGCAGAGCAGAGGGTCAGGGTTGAGGTGATCCATCTTAGCTGCTACTAACATTTGTGGAGCAACTTTTCATGAAAACTTCACAGACTAGAAAGCAGCTTCCTCAGTGAATAAACAAACATGCTGGGTGatagagatgtcagagtgatgAAGAAAAGGCAGGGCCATTCTCTCACAGTGAAACACGACATCTTTACCTTTTTTCACAGGGTGGTTTATCCTCTATGTCAGAAGCTTTGtctctggaggaaaaaaagatgtaTACTCAAACCTCATCTGATGTTTTTTCCTCTGAGCTGTTGTTTCGCGCTGCTGTAGCCACTTGTTGTGCACACGCCCTTTACTTGAACTTGGACTGCTTGGAAATCGCTTGCAGCTCTGCGTGCATCAGTCATAATGAGCGTGAATGACTCCGGATATGAATCAATTATGTCTCATATGGAACAGGGCTCTCActgtgtggtagctgtggcctTTGTAATTACAAGCGACTCTCCCAGAATAGCACAGGTTGCTTTGCTACAGGGGAGGGGGATCTGGAGATCAGAACAAATTATGTCTTTTGTGAGAAATGGTTATTGTGGAGTTATATGTTATTATAGCACACTATAACTTCATAATTTAGCAGCTTCCTCTCCACTAGTTCCTGTCCAAAGATAAATCCACCCATGGGGTTCTCTTGTCCTCCCTCTGCAGGTTTACCCATCACCGATCCAAAGTACTTCTCCCAGATGAGCGTGGAGGAGCTCGGACACATCCTTCGATCAGACAATGACACGCCCATGCCGATGCTGCAGGCCCGCCACAAGGTTATCACCATAATTTCCCATAACCACCAGGGAAACTGGGGATGTAATGATACACATCAGTTATCTTTCTCTGGTATCACAGTTTGTTTCATCTTCAGCGccgtgatgaagatgatgtctcACGTCGTGCTTTGCTTTTTCTGCACTCCATTTAAAatggcacaaaaacaacatgtgacTGCTCTGAATGCACAGCTGTCTCTTTAATTTACTGCACAAAACTAAAGCAGTTATTTTCAGCcgagagaaaaacagatgtgGTGAGAAAAACAGGATGCATCATCTCATCTCTCTAATCAATAGAATGAAAATAGTTGGTACATTGAATAGAAAACTAACGCACTGTCAAATTCCTGCATGGTAAGTTAAGTGTCTGAGATTGTATTGTCTCATGTCCTGTTGTATTCATGTGGCAGCTGTGTACACATGGATTTTTATGTTCATCCCAgattaaattatttcatttcagatttGCTCATGTTTTTGGACAGATTTTACAGAGATGATATTACACAGTTACCTCAACAAGCGTAAATGAGAATCTTACTCTCCTTCTCTTAATTGTTGTCAAATGTGAACTGACTGTGTCTAACCAGGTGCTGACGGAAGGCGGCCTCGTGTTGCTGGAACATGGCGGAAGTTTCCGCAGTTTTATCAGCAAAGCCGGGAACGACGCCCGCAAGATGGTGGAGCTCATAGTGCAGAAGATTCCTTCCTACAAGGACGAAGCTACATATGAGGTCAGAGTCATATTGCATTTTCATGCACACTTGTGGAACGTGTaatgtttgtgaatgtgcagaaaaaaatatttgccaGAGAAATTATCTTGCAAAAATGCAAATTTAATGCAGATATCATATTCATGTTTTCAGAACTTTTGGTCTTGTTGACTTGTGATAACCACGTCACAGACAAGACACTGAATTATTGAAACATTCATCGTATGTGCTATATATGGCCGAGTGCatttggaaacattttctttgatgactttataattttattttacacatttaataaATGTACTGTACCATTGTAACACTTAACACTGAAATCAAGGTTAAAAAACAGCCTATCCcacaatgttaatgaaagtaaaaaaataacccTGGATCTGCCTTctgatccggatctgcaccaaaattcaatgTGCGCCTCCCTGACCCatcccacatccttccaccaagtttcatggaaattcgttttgttgtttttgtggaatCTTGCAAAAACATACAAGCCGAACAGCAAATAGATGGAAAGGAAGTGTATGTGATCTGAGATAAACATATGGATTTGGAGATGATATATGTTGATGTTAGAGTTCCACCTCCTGGCCAAAGACAATATGGCAATATTTCTATGCTT
Proteins encoded in this window:
- the qng1 gene encoding queuosine 5'-phosphate N-glycosylase/hydrolase, translating into METPLLPRESGRFIAERSQDVFVEEEGVQKAAEMLYSLRHSDSLTASGWKKANPLAPAPSSDQALNWVFVVDTMNFSFWPDEETQQCEVTYKGTTYRGYMTLCAAITRAMEEGLPITDPKYFSQMSVEELGHILRSDNDTPMPMLQARHKVLTEGGLVLLEHGGSFRSFISKAGNDARKMVELIVQKIPSYKDEATYEGKRISLYKRAQILVADFWGVMEARGEGDIISMDWLTMFADYRVPQALVYLGVLRYSDTLMQMLKKGELLCSGDRREVEIRGCSIWSVELIKDRLCKLVQERDGQTCNINSAIIDFYLWPYAKQHHKEMAHIPIHHTRCIYY